From a single Rhodococcus qingshengii JCM 15477 genomic region:
- a CDS encoding PspC domain-containing protein: MTFESNTPRPFTRSNDKKMFAGVCGGIADYFGADVNLVRLLAVIAAICTGGTAALVYLAAWMLMPLG, translated from the coding sequence ATGACATTCGAAAGCAACACACCTCGCCCCTTCACCCGTTCCAACGACAAGAAAATGTTCGCCGGAGTGTGCGGCGGAATTGCAGATTACTTCGGCGCCGACGTCAATCTTGTCCGTCTACTCGCCGTTATCGCCGCTATTTGCACGGGCGGAACCGCGGCTTTGGTATATCTCGCCGCCTGGATGCTCATGCCGTTAGGTTGA
- the ppk2 gene encoding polyphosphate kinase 2, with amino-acid sequence MTDLAERRPFLSAFADLSTAVDLADTAAFTVDDNDDDDPVLLTSPDGFEVDTWREGYPYDARMPRDEYEMSKRLLQIELLKLQNWSKETGARHAIVFEGRDAAGKGGTIKRFMEHLNPRGARVVALEKPSARESTQWYFQRYVQHLPAAGELVMFDRSWYNRAGVERVMGFCTDEEHERFLRQVPLFEQMLVDDGISLIKFWFSVSPLEQRTRFAIRQVDPVRQWKLSPMDIASLDKWDAYTAAKEEMIRFTDTDTAPWTVIKSNDKKRARINAMRHVLSQFDYDNKDYEIVGTPDPLIVGSLE; translated from the coding sequence GTGACCGATTTAGCAGAACGCCGACCGTTCCTCAGCGCCTTCGCGGATCTCTCGACCGCCGTCGATCTGGCCGACACCGCCGCCTTCACCGTCGACGACAATGACGACGACGATCCGGTGCTGCTGACGTCGCCGGACGGTTTCGAGGTCGACACCTGGCGGGAGGGCTACCCGTACGACGCACGGATGCCTCGGGACGAGTACGAAATGTCCAAGCGTCTGCTGCAGATCGAACTCCTCAAGCTGCAGAACTGGTCGAAGGAAACCGGCGCACGGCACGCCATCGTGTTCGAAGGACGCGACGCTGCCGGCAAGGGCGGAACGATCAAACGATTCATGGAGCACCTCAATCCTCGCGGCGCACGGGTCGTCGCATTGGAGAAGCCGTCGGCCCGCGAGTCGACGCAGTGGTACTTCCAGCGCTACGTGCAGCACCTTCCGGCTGCCGGGGAACTGGTGATGTTCGATCGGTCTTGGTACAACCGGGCCGGGGTCGAGCGGGTCATGGGTTTCTGCACCGACGAGGAGCATGAGCGATTTCTGCGCCAGGTGCCGTTGTTCGAGCAGATGCTCGTCGACGACGGCATCAGCTTGATCAAGTTCTGGTTCTCGGTTTCCCCGCTGGAGCAGCGCACGCGGTTCGCGATCAGACAGGTCGATCCCGTGCGGCAGTGGAAGCTTTCGCCGATGGACATCGCTTCTCTGGACAAGTGGGATGCGTACACGGCGGCGAAGGAAGAGATGATCCGGTTCACCGATACCGACACCGCTCCGTGGACCGTCATCAAGAGCAATGACAAGAAACGCGCACGGATAAACGCGATGCGTCACGTGCTCAGTCAGTTCGATTACGACAACAAGGATTACGAGATCGTGGGTACTCCGGATCCGCTGATCGTGGGAAGCCTCGAATAG
- a CDS encoding alpha/beta hydrolase family protein produces the protein METVPIQLPDGTVTPIRLFPGPNDDAPVVVMLPGLGVPAGFYDPVAQALVEAGFNAAIGELRGQGDSKPRPSASSVFGYQELVSIDCPATFEVVRERFPASTPFLMGHSMGGQIGVMYASRIRGRLGGLILVASGSPYHRGFPGIRAPGLYLGSSAMSVTANIAGFWPGDRVNVGGFGRQSKVLITDWARFARTGRMEPVGADIDYEERIARLTLPVLSITIEGDDLAPRRSAKNLVDKLSGAQVTMTHIDEPLGHNGWIRNPTAVSERVVAWLRDR, from the coding sequence ATGGAGACCGTACCGATCCAACTCCCCGACGGCACCGTGACCCCGATCCGTCTGTTTCCCGGACCGAACGACGACGCACCCGTGGTGGTGATGTTGCCCGGGCTCGGAGTTCCCGCCGGGTTCTACGATCCGGTGGCGCAGGCCCTGGTCGAAGCCGGCTTCAATGCGGCCATCGGTGAACTGCGTGGCCAAGGTGACAGCAAACCGCGCCCGAGCGCGTCGAGTGTTTTCGGATATCAGGAACTGGTCTCGATCGATTGTCCGGCGACGTTCGAGGTGGTGCGTGAGCGGTTTCCGGCCAGCACACCATTTCTGATGGGGCACAGCATGGGCGGCCAGATCGGGGTCATGTACGCGTCGAGGATTCGGGGCCGGCTCGGCGGACTGATCCTGGTTGCCTCCGGATCGCCGTATCACCGCGGATTCCCCGGAATCCGTGCGCCCGGACTCTATCTGGGTTCGTCCGCGATGTCGGTGACAGCCAACATCGCCGGCTTCTGGCCTGGAGACCGGGTCAACGTCGGCGGCTTCGGTCGACAGTCGAAAGTACTGATCACCGATTGGGCCCGGTTCGCCAGGACCGGTCGCATGGAACCCGTCGGTGCGGATATCGACTACGAGGAGCGGATCGCTCGCCTGACCTTGCCGGTTCTGTCGATCACGATCGAAGGGGACGATCTCGCTCCACGCCGGTCGGCAAAGAACCTGGTGGACAAGCTCTCCGGGGCCCAAGTGACGATGACGCACATCGACGAACCACTCGGTCACAACGGTTGGATACGCAATCCCACCGCTGTGAGCGAGCGCGTCGTCGCGTGGTTGCGCGACCGCTGA
- a CDS encoding prolyl oligopeptidase family serine peptidase produces the protein MTSDQQPTTGDDPYLWLEDVTGESALDWVRQHNAVTEGQLTDNERFDRLQSDVREILDTDARIPYVRRRGEFLYNFWRDSTHVRGLWRRTTFDQYVTDDPEWDVLVDLDALAEAEGENWVWKGTQLLRPHRNRALISLSRGGADAAVVREFDIDKREFLAPEGENPGFYLPEAKTDIDWIDIDTVYVGTDIGPGSLTDSGYPRLAQRWKRGTPLSSAETVYEGQATDVAISASHDPTPGFERDFVTRSVDFYNSQHFEVRPDGELVLVDVPEDAGISIHHEWLLIRTKSVWAVEDTEYPTGALLAIRYDDFLAGSRALTSIFEPDAHSSLEHYTWTRDHLILVVLTDVRTTLRILTPGENGWEDRPFEGLPELTSIEILDTDPDVSNEYFVNSSGYTSPATLLHGVIGETEPTALKQAPAFFDAEGITTEQFFATSADGTQVPYFVVRSPRSEPGPTLLYGYGGFEISLTPSYSGSLGRAWLTQGGTYVVANIRGGGEYGPGWHTQVLKAGRHKVHEDFAAVARDLVDRGITTPDLLAAQGGSNGGLLMGIMLTKYPELFGAIVCQVPLLDMRRFHLLLAGASWMAEYGDPDVPEEWAFISEYSPYQNIDAAASYPPILIATSTRDDRVHPAHARKMAARLEELGKPVLYFENIEGGHGGAADNAQLAFKTALTYEFLWQKLA, from the coding sequence ATGACTTCCGATCAGCAGCCCACCACCGGCGACGACCCCTACCTCTGGCTCGAAGACGTGACCGGTGAGTCTGCACTCGATTGGGTCCGTCAGCACAATGCCGTGACCGAGGGGCAGCTCACCGACAACGAGCGCTTCGATCGACTGCAGAGCGACGTGCGCGAGATCCTCGATACCGACGCGCGAATTCCCTACGTCCGCCGTCGAGGTGAGTTCCTCTACAACTTCTGGCGCGACAGCACCCACGTTCGCGGATTGTGGCGACGCACGACGTTCGATCAGTACGTCACCGACGACCCGGAATGGGACGTCCTGGTCGACCTCGACGCCCTGGCCGAGGCCGAGGGCGAGAACTGGGTCTGGAAGGGCACGCAACTTCTACGGCCACACCGCAACCGTGCATTGATCAGCCTCTCCCGCGGTGGGGCAGACGCGGCGGTCGTTCGCGAGTTCGACATCGACAAGCGCGAGTTCCTCGCTCCCGAGGGCGAGAATCCCGGCTTCTACCTTCCCGAGGCCAAGACCGACATCGACTGGATCGACATCGATACCGTCTACGTCGGAACGGATATCGGACCGGGGTCGCTCACCGATTCCGGATATCCCCGTCTGGCCCAGCGGTGGAAGCGCGGCACTCCCCTCTCCAGCGCCGAGACCGTCTACGAGGGCCAGGCCACGGACGTGGCCATCTCGGCTTCGCACGATCCGACGCCCGGGTTCGAACGGGACTTCGTCACTCGCTCGGTCGATTTCTACAACTCTCAGCATTTCGAAGTTCGCCCCGACGGTGAACTGGTGCTCGTGGACGTCCCCGAGGACGCCGGGATCTCGATTCACCACGAGTGGTTGTTGATCCGCACCAAGTCCGTGTGGGCCGTCGAGGACACCGAATATCCGACCGGCGCACTGCTTGCCATCCGTTACGACGATTTCCTTGCCGGCTCACGAGCACTGACATCGATCTTCGAACCCGACGCACATTCCTCGCTCGAGCACTACACCTGGACACGCGATCATCTGATTCTGGTGGTCCTGACCGACGTGCGCACGACGCTGCGAATCCTGACGCCGGGCGAAAACGGCTGGGAGGATCGACCTTTCGAAGGGCTTCCAGAACTGACCAGTATCGAAATTCTCGACACCGACCCTGATGTCAGCAACGAGTACTTCGTCAATTCGAGTGGATACACCTCCCCTGCAACTCTTTTGCACGGCGTGATCGGCGAAACCGAACCCACTGCCCTCAAGCAGGCTCCCGCGTTCTTCGACGCCGAGGGCATCACCACGGAGCAGTTCTTCGCCACCTCTGCCGACGGCACCCAAGTTCCGTACTTCGTGGTGCGCAGTCCGCGTAGCGAGCCCGGCCCTACCCTGCTCTACGGGTACGGCGGATTCGAGATCTCGCTGACACCGTCGTACAGCGGTTCTCTGGGCCGTGCCTGGCTGACGCAGGGCGGAACCTATGTGGTTGCGAACATTCGTGGTGGCGGCGAGTACGGACCCGGTTGGCACACACAGGTTCTCAAGGCCGGGCGCCACAAGGTGCACGAAGACTTCGCTGCCGTCGCGAGAGACCTCGTCGATCGCGGAATCACGACCCCGGATCTTCTGGCAGCTCAGGGCGGTAGCAACGGCGGCCTGCTGATGGGCATCATGCTGACCAAGTACCCCGAGCTCTTCGGCGCCATCGTCTGTCAGGTCCCGCTGCTGGACATGCGCCGATTCCATCTCCTGCTGGCCGGCGCTTCGTGGATGGCCGAATACGGTGACCCCGATGTCCCGGAGGAGTGGGCATTCATCTCGGAGTACTCGCCGTATCAGAACATCGACGCCGCCGCGTCGTACCCACCGATCCTGATCGCGACGTCCACCCGCGACGACCGCGTCCACCCCGCGCATGCCCGCAAGATGGCCGCACGGCTGGAAGAGCTGGGCAAGCCGGTGCTGTATTTCGAGAACATCGAGGGTGGCCACGGCGGCGCCGCGGACAATGCTCAGCTGGCCTTCAAGACTGCGCTGACCTACGAGTTCCTCTGGCAGAAACTCGCCTGA
- a CDS encoding alpha/beta hydrolase has protein sequence MRARIFKRGSVIAALAVATVLPMLISPATASAGGDTSGSHVVSNTKTGDRKVTISVFSPAMDRNIPLEVILPADGSEPRPTLYLLNGAGGGEDSATWQRKTDVMNFFQDKNVNVVTPLEGAFSYYTDWVNDDPVLGRQKWQTFLTKELPPVIDAEFNTNKVQSISAISMTATSVLNLAIAAPGLYKGVGAYSGCAETSTPVGQSAIELVTGTRGGADITNMWGPLDGQGWKDNDPVLNAEKLRGTELYVSTGSGLPGPHDTLANPAINGQVGALANQAIVGGVIEAAVNYCTHNLAYRLSDLKIPATFDFKPTGTHSWGYWQDDLHNSWPMLAHSLGV, from the coding sequence ATGCGTGCTCGAATTTTCAAGCGTGGCAGTGTGATCGCAGCTCTCGCAGTGGCCACGGTGCTGCCGATGCTGATCAGTCCGGCGACAGCTTCTGCGGGCGGTGACACGTCCGGATCGCACGTCGTGAGCAACACCAAGACCGGCGACCGCAAGGTCACCATCTCGGTCTTCTCCCCGGCGATGGATCGCAACATCCCGCTCGAGGTCATCCTCCCCGCAGATGGCAGCGAACCCCGCCCGACGCTCTACCTGCTCAACGGTGCAGGCGGCGGCGAAGACTCGGCGACCTGGCAACGCAAGACCGACGTCATGAACTTCTTCCAGGACAAGAACGTCAACGTCGTCACTCCACTCGAAGGCGCGTTCAGCTATTACACCGACTGGGTGAACGACGATCCGGTTCTCGGTCGCCAGAAGTGGCAGACGTTCCTCACCAAGGAACTCCCGCCCGTCATCGACGCCGAGTTCAACACCAACAAGGTCCAGTCGATCTCCGCGATCTCCATGACCGCGACCTCGGTCCTCAACCTCGCCATCGCGGCTCCCGGCCTCTACAAGGGCGTCGGGGCGTACAGCGGATGCGCTGAGACCAGCACCCCCGTCGGTCAGAGTGCGATCGAACTTGTCACAGGTACCCGCGGCGGAGCTGACATCACCAACATGTGGGGCCCGCTCGACGGTCAGGGCTGGAAGGACAACGATCCGGTCCTCAACGCCGAGAAGCTCCGCGGCACCGAACTCTACGTCTCCACCGGCTCCGGACTCCCCGGCCCACACGACACTCTCGCCAATCCCGCGATCAACGGTCAGGTCGGTGCGCTCGCCAACCAGGCGATCGTCGGCGGCGTCATCGAGGCAGCGGTCAACTACTGCACCCACAACCTCGCCTACCGCCTGAGCGATCTGAAGATCCCGGCCACCTTCGACTTCAAGCCGACCGGCACCCACTCGTGGGGCTACTGGCAGGACGATCTCCACAACTCCTGGCCGATGCTCGCTCACTCCCTGGGCGTCTGA
- a CDS encoding alpha/beta hydrolase, with product MRARTFKRGRLVAAVAAVSVLPMLISPAVSSAGGDPSTTTATVAKANTTGSKLSSRTDNGRIATIKVYSPSMERDIPLEVILPADGSEPRPTLYLLNGAGGGEDRATWQRQTDVNEFFADKNVNVVTPLEGAFSYYTDWVNDDPSLGRQKWQTFLTQELPPVIDAEFNTNGVQSISAISMTATSVLNLAIAAPGLYKGVGAYSGCAETSTPVGQSSIELVVGMRGDADVTNMWGPLDGQGWIDNDPVVNAEKLRGTELFISTGSGLPGPHDTLNNEAINGQVGTLANQVIVGGVIEAAVNYCTHNLAYRLSDLKIPATFDFKPTGTHSWGYWQDDLHNSWPMLARSMGI from the coding sequence ATGCGTGCTCGCACTTTCAAGCGTGGCCGTCTGGTCGCCGCTGTAGCCGCAGTATCCGTGCTGCCGATGCTGATCAGCCCTGCAGTGTCGTCCGCAGGCGGAGATCCGTCGACCACCACGGCAACTGTTGCCAAGGCAAACACAACGGGTTCCAAGCTCTCGAGCCGCACGGACAACGGGCGCATCGCCACCATCAAGGTGTACTCCCCTTCCATGGAACGCGATATTCCGCTCGAGGTCATCCTCCCGGCAGACGGCAGCGAACCCCGCCCGACCCTCTACCTGCTCAACGGTGCAGGCGGCGGCGAAGACCGGGCGACGTGGCAGCGTCAGACCGACGTCAACGAGTTCTTCGCTGACAAGAACGTCAACGTCGTCACCCCGCTCGAAGGTGCATTCAGCTACTACACCGACTGGGTGAACGACGACCCGTCCCTCGGCCGTCAGAAGTGGCAGACGTTCCTGACCCAGGAACTCCCGCCCGTCATCGACGCCGAGTTCAACACCAACGGCGTCCAGTCGATCTCCGCGATCTCGATGACCGCGACCTCGGTCCTCAACCTCGCCATCGCAGCTCCGGGCCTCTACAAGGGCGTCGGTGCATACAGCGGATGCGCCGAAACCAGCACACCGGTCGGCCAGTCCTCCATCGAACTGGTTGTGGGCATGCGCGGCGACGCTGACGTGACCAACATGTGGGGCCCCCTCGACGGCCAGGGCTGGATCGACAACGACCCCGTCGTCAACGCCGAGAAGCTCCGCGGCACCGAGCTCTTCATCTCCACCGGCTCCGGACTCCCCGGCCCGCACGACACCCTGAACAACGAGGCGATCAACGGACAGGTCGGCACACTCGCCAACCAGGTGATCGTCGGCGGCGTCATCGAGGCAGCAGTCAACTACTGCACCCACAACCTCGCCTACCGCCTGAGCGATCTGAAGATCCCGGCCACCTTCGACTTCAAGCCGACCGGCACCCACTCGTGGGGCTACTGGCAGGACGATCTCCACAACTCCTGGCCGATGCTCGCTCGTTCGATGGGCATCTGA
- a CDS encoding dipeptidase, which produces MNRTYPLWEQHCCLPLQSNASVEDLLRYQRPAGSYVSVNVGYSPQTRADSTAIAKSFAWQARVEFPEITPVFTVDGVVEIQESGGIALAFDLEDSNPLEGDLANVSYFYDLGVRSMLPTYNYMNAAGCGCLDLADTGLSGYGRDLVAEMNRVGMTVDGSHCSVQTGLDISAITQRAMIYSHSNLRRLWEHPRNITDDQARACAETGGVVGINGVGIFLGVNGPDDDQARLSAMADHIEEAVGLVGIDHVGIGSDFSFDADDFREEIEQNPSSFSEAYTAWGPLQWTPPEEVLTLDQVLRERGFDEPSIEAVYGGNFARVAREVWATDG; this is translated from the coding sequence GTGAACCGGACATATCCACTATGGGAACAACATTGTTGCCTACCTCTGCAGTCGAACGCGTCTGTCGAAGATCTTCTCCGATATCAGCGCCCAGCGGGGAGTTACGTTTCGGTGAACGTCGGTTACTCGCCGCAGACTCGCGCGGACTCGACGGCAATCGCCAAGAGTTTCGCGTGGCAGGCGCGGGTCGAGTTCCCGGAGATCACCCCTGTCTTCACCGTCGACGGCGTCGTCGAGATTCAGGAGTCCGGCGGAATCGCCCTGGCCTTCGACCTGGAGGACTCGAATCCGCTGGAGGGAGACCTGGCCAACGTCTCGTACTTCTACGACCTCGGAGTCCGCTCGATGTTGCCGACGTATAACTACATGAACGCTGCCGGCTGCGGCTGCTTGGACCTGGCGGACACGGGGTTGAGTGGATACGGCCGTGACCTGGTTGCCGAGATGAATCGCGTCGGAATGACGGTCGACGGCTCACATTGTTCTGTACAGACGGGGTTGGACATCTCAGCTATCACCCAGCGAGCAATGATCTACAGCCACTCGAACCTCCGAAGGTTGTGGGAGCATCCGCGCAACATCACCGACGATCAGGCCAGAGCGTGTGCGGAGACCGGCGGCGTCGTCGGGATCAACGGCGTGGGCATATTCCTCGGCGTCAACGGACCGGATGACGACCAGGCTCGGCTGTCCGCGATGGCCGACCACATCGAAGAGGCTGTGGGACTCGTCGGCATCGATCATGTCGGGATCGGCTCCGACTTCTCATTCGACGCCGACGACTTCCGCGAAGAGATCGAGCAGAACCCGTCGTCGTTCTCCGAGGCGTACACCGCGTGGGGGCCACTGCAGTGGACTCCTCCGGAGGAGGTGCTGACACTTGATCAGGTATTGCGTGAGCGGGGCTTCGACGAGCCGTCGATCGAGGCCGTGTACGGCGGAAATTTCGCCCGAGTTGCCCGAGAAGTGTGGGCTACCGACGGGTAA
- the lpdA gene encoding dihydrolipoyl dehydrogenase, with the protein MTSHYDVVVLGAGPGGYVAAIRAAQLGLSTAIIEQKYWGGVCLNVGCIPSKALLRNAELAHIFTKEAKTFGMSGDVSFDFGSAFDRSRKVADGRVKGIHFLMKKNKIPEYDGKGTFVDANTISVELSKGGTETITFDNAIIATGSYTKLLPGTSLSENVVTYEEQILTRDLPGSILIVGAGAIGMEFGYVLKNYGVDVTIVEFLDRALPNEDADVSKEIAKQYKKLGVTIKTGAAVQSISDDGSKVTVSIKDNKSGEIETVVVDKVLQSVGFAPRVEGFGLENTGVALTDRGAIAIDDYMRTNVPHIFAIGDVTAKLQLAHVAEAQAVVAAETIGGAETQTLGDYRMMPRATFCQPQVASFGLTEEQAKAEGYDVKVANFPFAANGKAHGLGDPTGFVKLIADKKYGELLGGHLIGPDVSELLPELTLAQKWDLTVNELARNVHTHPTLSEALQEAIHGLAGHMINF; encoded by the coding sequence GTGACCTCACACTATGACGTCGTTGTCCTCGGAGCCGGCCCCGGTGGGTACGTCGCTGCTATCCGCGCGGCACAACTGGGCCTGAGCACCGCCATCATCGAGCAGAAGTACTGGGGCGGTGTATGCCTGAATGTCGGCTGCATTCCGTCCAAGGCGCTTCTCCGTAACGCCGAACTCGCGCACATCTTCACGAAAGAAGCGAAGACGTTCGGCATGTCCGGAGACGTGTCCTTCGATTTCGGCTCCGCTTTCGATCGCAGCCGCAAGGTCGCGGACGGGCGAGTCAAGGGCATTCACTTCTTGATGAAGAAGAACAAGATCCCGGAGTACGACGGCAAGGGCACGTTCGTCGACGCCAACACCATCAGCGTGGAGCTGAGCAAGGGTGGCACCGAGACGATCACGTTCGACAACGCGATCATCGCGACGGGTTCGTACACCAAGCTGCTGCCCGGCACCTCGCTGAGCGAGAACGTCGTGACCTACGAAGAGCAGATCCTCACCCGTGACCTTCCGGGTTCGATCCTGATCGTCGGTGCCGGCGCGATCGGCATGGAGTTCGGTTACGTCCTCAAGAACTACGGCGTCGACGTCACGATCGTCGAGTTCCTCGATCGGGCACTGCCCAACGAGGACGCCGACGTCTCGAAGGAAATCGCCAAGCAGTACAAGAAGCTCGGCGTCACCATCAAGACCGGTGCCGCTGTGCAGTCCATCAGCGACGACGGCAGCAAGGTCACCGTCTCGATCAAGGACAACAAGTCCGGCGAGATCGAGACCGTGGTCGTCGACAAGGTTCTGCAGTCCGTCGGCTTCGCACCGCGTGTGGAGGGCTTCGGTCTCGAGAACACCGGTGTCGCGTTGACCGATCGCGGCGCCATCGCGATCGACGACTACATGCGCACCAACGTCCCGCACATCTTCGCCATCGGTGACGTCACCGCCAAGCTGCAGCTCGCGCACGTCGCAGAAGCTCAGGCTGTCGTCGCTGCCGAGACCATCGGCGGCGCGGAGACGCAGACACTCGGTGACTACCGGATGATGCCGCGTGCGACGTTCTGCCAGCCGCAGGTCGCCTCGTTCGGTTTGACCGAGGAGCAGGCCAAGGCCGAGGGCTACGACGTCAAGGTCGCGAACTTCCCGTTCGCTGCCAACGGCAAGGCACACGGTCTCGGTGACCCGACCGGTTTCGTCAAGCTGATCGCCGACAAGAAGTACGGCGAACTGCTCGGCGGGCACCTCATCGGACCGGACGTTTCGGAACTGCTGCCCGAGCTGACCTTGGCCCAGAAGTGGGACCTCACGGTCAACGAGTTGGCACGCAACGTCCACACCCACCCCACGCTCAGTGAGGCACTGCAGGAAGCGATCCACGGCCTCGCCGGCCACATGATCAACTTCTGA
- a CDS encoding iron-siderophore ABC transporter substrate-binding protein, with protein MKTRSVLLAACVALTLSACGTSGDSGSDAEASGAAEAGAFPVTVDHAYGSTTIDAEPMRIVTIGWSGQDAVIALNKVPVAMESFSGAGIENNILPWDASRLNGAKPVLMTTNPDIPFEQILGLDPDVILAVYSGIDEGEYKRLSDIAPTVAFPDQPWDTAWDKQMSMIGAALGQPEQAQTLIDETGAYFEKQAADHPQFQGKTATYAMRTDEGLIVFCGTDPRIRLLGQLGVKTSPGVDAVCTSGDSSVSVGMESIDTLDADVFILVDADGTNLDKLMSFGPFANMTSVSNGRLVRLVGMDYAMATSAPTVLSVPYAFDEFIAQLLDKLS; from the coding sequence ATGAAAACTCGTTCCGTACTGCTCGCGGCTTGCGTCGCGCTGACGCTCTCCGCCTGTGGAACCTCAGGTGACTCCGGATCGGACGCCGAAGCTTCGGGTGCCGCCGAGGCGGGGGCGTTCCCCGTGACCGTCGACCACGCCTATGGTTCGACGACGATCGACGCGGAGCCTATGCGCATCGTGACCATCGGATGGAGTGGCCAGGATGCGGTGATCGCACTGAACAAGGTTCCGGTCGCCATGGAGAGCTTCTCCGGCGCCGGCATCGAGAACAACATCCTGCCCTGGGACGCTTCGCGTCTGAACGGTGCCAAGCCTGTTCTCATGACGACCAATCCCGATATCCCGTTCGAGCAGATCCTCGGGCTCGATCCCGACGTGATCCTCGCCGTCTACTCCGGCATCGACGAGGGCGAGTACAAGCGTCTCAGTGACATCGCGCCGACCGTCGCGTTCCCCGACCAGCCGTGGGATACGGCGTGGGACAAGCAGATGAGCATGATCGGTGCAGCGCTCGGACAGCCGGAGCAGGCCCAGACGCTGATCGACGAGACCGGGGCGTACTTCGAGAAGCAGGCCGCTGATCACCCACAGTTCCAGGGCAAAACCGCAACGTATGCAATGCGCACCGACGAGGGCCTGATCGTCTTCTGCGGCACCGACCCGCGGATCCGTCTTCTCGGCCAGCTCGGGGTGAAGACCTCGCCCGGTGTCGACGCAGTGTGCACTTCCGGCGACAGTTCGGTGTCCGTGGGCATGGAATCCATCGACACACTCGACGCCGACGTCTTCATTCTCGTCGACGCCGACGGCACCAACCTGGACAAGCTGATGTCCTTCGGTCCGTTCGCGAACATGACCTCGGTGTCGAACGGCCGTCTGGTTCGTCTGGTCGGAATGGACTACGCGATGGCTACGTCCGCTCCGACGGTGCTGAGCGTTCCCTACGCATTCGACGAGTTCATCGCTCAGCTTTTGGACAAGTTGAGCTGA
- a CDS encoding winged helix-turn-helix transcriptional regulator yields the protein MTSTDSPSRAAQTPDPNADVVDPTLEADVFARGCNSRAALQNATGRWGALALAALNEGPYRFSALRRRVDGVSERMLSQTLQTLERDGLVHREVLETIPPKVEYSLTELGADVAAKITALIELLESQVPKIVASQASYDARNQLNLSKS from the coding sequence ATGACCAGCACCGACTCACCTTCACGTGCTGCCCAGACCCCTGATCCGAATGCCGACGTCGTGGACCCAACGCTCGAGGCTGACGTCTTCGCTCGCGGGTGCAACTCTCGGGCGGCATTGCAGAATGCAACCGGACGCTGGGGAGCACTCGCGCTGGCGGCATTGAACGAGGGCCCGTACCGGTTCAGTGCCCTTCGCCGACGCGTCGACGGAGTCAGCGAGCGCATGCTCTCGCAGACCCTGCAAACACTCGAGCGGGATGGCCTCGTGCACCGTGAGGTACTCGAAACCATCCCGCCCAAAGTGGAATACAGCCTGACCGAACTCGGCGCCGACGTCGCCGCAAAGATCACGGCCCTGATCGAACTACTCGAGTCGCAGGTTCCGAAAATCGTTGCGTCACAAGCGTCGTACGACGCTCGGAATCAGCTCAACTTGTCCAAAAGCTGA